A window of the Deltaproteobacteria bacterium genome harbors these coding sequences:
- a CDS encoding M23 family metallopeptidase yields MTAPGPLDNLALVWKGASWPVRETAPGKYVGLIGVDLLSTAGNETLAAEGWSGGERHSVETVLTVADRIFPVQNLSLPKKMAEFDPQTLRRIEAEGRDLEERFSRVTPPLWSLPFLPPVAEYRPENFGSRRVINAEPRMPHAAVDVRLPEGTPVHSIAEGVVIFAGDRFFGGLSVVIDHGGGVFSVNYHLKEFSVSEGERVARGARIGAVGSTGRATGPHLHFGVRVPGGRVDPTSLFALPAR; encoded by the coding sequence GTGACCGCCCCGGGGCCGCTGGACAACCTCGCGCTGGTCTGGAAAGGCGCCTCCTGGCCGGTCCGCGAGACCGCCCCGGGGAAATACGTGGGGTTGATCGGCGTCGACCTGCTTTCGACCGCCGGCAACGAGACGCTCGCGGCCGAAGGGTGGAGCGGGGGGGAGCGGCACAGCGTGGAAACGGTCCTTACGGTGGCGGACAGGATATTCCCGGTACAGAACCTCTCCCTTCCGAAGAAAATGGCCGAATTCGATCCGCAGACCCTGAGAAGGATCGAGGCGGAGGGGCGCGACCTCGAGGAGCGGTTTTCGCGCGTGACCCCGCCCCTGTGGTCGCTCCCCTTCCTGCCGCCGGTCGCCGAGTATCGCCCCGAAAATTTCGGGTCCCGCAGGGTGATCAACGCGGAGCCGAGGATGCCGCACGCGGCGGTGGACGTCCGCCTTCCGGAAGGGACCCCGGTGCATTCGATCGCGGAAGGCGTGGTGATCTTCGCCGGCGACCGTTTCTTCGGGGGGCTGTCGGTCGTCATCGACCACGGGGGAGGGGTGTTCAGCGTGAACTACCATCTGAAGGAGTTCTCCGTCTCGGAGGGGGAGCGGGTGGCGAGGGGCGCCCGCATCGGCGCGGTCGGCTCCACGGGCCGGGCGACCGGCCCGCACCTGCATTTCGGAGTCCGGGTGCCGGGGGGAAGGGTCGATCCGACGAGCCTCTTCGCCCTTCCCGCAAGGTGA
- a CDS encoding 1-deoxy-D-xylulose-5-phosphate synthase → MPGVSRLAQIQSPADLKKVPREKLPEVAAELRDTIVRCVARTGGHLASSLGVVELTVALHYVFHCPDDRIVWDVGHQAYAHKILTGRRDAFATLRTFGGISGFPRVSESPYDAFGTGHSGTSISAALGMAVARDLRKGKNRVVAVIGDGSLSSGLSLEGLNQAGHQKRDLVVVLNDNEWSISQNVGALSGYLNRIMTGKFYTSFRKRVETLLKSMPHGEFMARIAKKSEELTKGFIVPGLLFEELGFTYIGPIPGHDIETLLGTFQNLANLEGPVLVHVVTSKGRGYAPAEANPESFHGVGAFDPETGKGAGAPSGPSYTDVFSDAIVAIGRENPKVVAITAAMCSGTGLRKFKEAFPDRFFDVGIAESHAVTFAAGLAREGKIPVVAIYSTFLQRAFDQIIHDVCLQNLPVVFAVDRGGIVGADGATHQGLFDLSFLRQIPNLSLMAPRDEAELARMLRSAVAAGGPVAVRYPRGVGMGVSVPPDPGTVDWGKGELLAEGKDVLLLGIGSTVSTCLQAAESLQANGVSAAVVDARFVKPLDADLLLPLVRRIGKVITVEENVLAGGFGSAVMEMLEEHEEHPHHFRRIGIRDRFVEHGTQSELRAAYGISAAHVAEEALRICVSGKSFLPSILYGIRSRLEKIV, encoded by the coding sequence ATGCCGGGGGTGTCGCGACTCGCACAGATCCAGTCGCCGGCCGACCTGAAGAAGGTCCCGCGGGAGAAGCTGCCGGAGGTGGCCGCGGAACTGCGGGATACGATCGTCCGCTGCGTGGCGCGCACGGGGGGGCACCTGGCCTCCAGCCTCGGGGTCGTCGAGCTCACGGTGGCGCTGCACTACGTCTTCCACTGCCCGGACGACCGCATCGTGTGGGACGTCGGACACCAGGCGTACGCCCACAAGATCCTGACCGGCCGCCGCGACGCGTTCGCGACGCTTCGGACCTTCGGCGGCATTTCCGGCTTCCCCCGCGTCTCGGAGAGCCCGTACGACGCGTTCGGAACGGGGCACTCCGGCACCTCGATCTCCGCCGCCCTCGGGATGGCCGTCGCACGGGACCTGCGGAAGGGGAAGAACCGCGTCGTGGCCGTGATCGGCGACGGATCCCTCTCTTCCGGGTTGTCCCTCGAGGGATTGAACCAGGCGGGCCACCAGAAGCGGGACCTGGTCGTCGTGCTGAACGACAACGAGTGGTCGATCTCCCAGAACGTCGGCGCGCTGTCGGGATATCTCAACCGGATCATGACCGGGAAGTTCTACACCTCGTTCCGGAAGCGGGTCGAGACCCTGCTGAAGTCGATGCCGCACGGCGAGTTCATGGCGCGCATCGCGAAGAAGTCCGAGGAGCTCACGAAAGGGTTCATCGTTCCGGGACTGCTCTTCGAGGAGCTGGGGTTCACCTACATCGGCCCGATTCCCGGACACGACATCGAGACCCTCCTGGGGACGTTCCAGAACCTGGCGAACCTGGAGGGTCCCGTGCTCGTCCACGTGGTCACGTCGAAGGGGAGGGGGTACGCCCCGGCGGAGGCCAACCCGGAGTCGTTCCACGGCGTGGGAGCCTTCGATCCGGAGACCGGGAAAGGCGCGGGAGCGCCGTCCGGCCCGTCCTACACGGACGTGTTCTCCGACGCGATCGTCGCCATCGGCAGGGAAAATCCGAAGGTGGTGGCGATCACCGCCGCCATGTGCAGCGGGACGGGGCTCCGGAAGTTCAAGGAGGCGTTCCCGGACCGTTTCTTCGACGTGGGGATCGCCGAGTCCCACGCGGTAACCTTCGCGGCGGGCCTGGCGCGGGAGGGGAAGATCCCCGTGGTGGCGATCTACTCGACGTTCCTTCAGCGCGCCTTCGACCAGATCATCCACGACGTCTGCCTGCAGAACCTCCCGGTGGTGTTCGCGGTCGACCGGGGCGGGATCGTCGGCGCGGACGGCGCGACCCACCAGGGGCTGTTCGACCTCTCCTTCCTCCGTCAGATCCCGAACCTGTCCCTGATGGCCCCGCGGGACGAGGCGGAGCTCGCGCGCATGCTGCGGTCGGCCGTGGCGGCGGGGGGGCCGGTGGCGGTCCGGTACCCGAGGGGAGTCGGGATGGGGGTCTCCGTTCCGCCCGATCCCGGGACGGTCGATTGGGGGAAGGGGGAGCTCCTCGCGGAGGGGAAGGACGTTCTCCTCCTGGGAATCGGCTCCACCGTCTCCACCTGTCTCCAGGCGGCGGAATCCCTTCAGGCCAACGGAGTGTCCGCCGCCGTCGTCGACGCGCGATTCGTCAAGCCGCTGGACGCGGACCTCCTCCTCCCACTGGTGCGGCGGATCGGGAAGGTGATCACGGTGGAGGAAAACGTCCTCGCCGGAGGGTTCGGGAGCGCCGTGATGGAAATGCTCGAGGAGCACGAGGAGCATCCCCACCATTTTCGCCGGATCGGCATCCGGGACCGGTTCGTGGAGCACGGGACGCAGTCCGAGCTTCGCGCCGCCTATGGGATCTCCGCGGCGCATGTGGCCGAGGAGGCGCTCCGCATCTGCGTTTCGGGCAAATCGTTCCTCCCGTCGATCCTCTACGGCATCCGATCCCGTCTCGAGAAGATTGTCTGA
- the xseB gene encoding exodeoxyribonuclease VII small subunit: MAGKGKEPAFEEALKQLEAVVARLESGEAPLEESIRLFEEGMRLSGVCRKRLDEADRKIDLLLRRPGGIARETEDEADLPGKDE, from the coding sequence GTGGCCGGGAAGGGGAAGGAGCCTGCCTTCGAGGAGGCGTTGAAACAGCTCGAGGCGGTGGTCGCGCGGCTGGAGTCGGGCGAGGCCCCCCTCGAAGAGTCGATACGGCTGTTCGAGGAAGGCATGAGGCTCTCGGGGGTATGCCGGAAGCGTCTCGACGAGGCGGACCGGAAGATCGATCTCCTGCTGCGCAGGCCGGGCGGGATCGCCCGCGAGACGGAGGATGAGGCCGATCTGCCCGGAAAAGATGAGTGA
- a CDS encoding TlyA family RNA methyltransferase: protein MWPRRRSASAFRANRSSRRSSTASDPVSRRLSDARPPISRVRRRLDTELVERGLAETRAKAQGLILAGRVLLSGVPCGKCGAPVARGQEVSLLPSARPFASRGGGKLDGALEDFGLDASARVALDVGASTGGFTDCLLRRGALRVYAVDVGERLLDDRLRRDSRVVSIEKVNFRHAPPGLLPEKVSLAVVDVSFISLRHILPALPPFLDPGADALLLVKPQFEVGKGKVGKGGVVRDGSLRAEAVRSVAAAAEAIGFAVQGEAESRVPGPKGNREVFLRLRWPG, encoded by the coding sequence ATGTGGCCGAGGAGGCGCTCCGCATCTGCGTTTCGGGCAAATCGTTCCTCCCGTCGATCCTCTACGGCATCCGATCCCGTCTCGAGAAGATTGTCTGACGCGCGGCCTCCGATCTCCCGGGTCCGCCGGCGGCTCGACACCGAGCTGGTGGAACGGGGGCTTGCGGAGACCCGCGCGAAGGCGCAGGGGCTGATCCTGGCCGGGAGGGTCCTGCTCTCCGGCGTTCCGTGCGGAAAGTGCGGCGCCCCGGTCGCGCGGGGACAGGAGGTATCCCTGCTCCCTTCCGCCCGGCCGTTCGCGTCGCGGGGGGGCGGAAAGCTCGACGGGGCGCTGGAAGACTTCGGGTTGGACGCATCCGCGCGCGTCGCGCTCGACGTCGGGGCTTCCACCGGCGGGTTCACCGACTGCCTGCTTCGGAGAGGGGCGCTCCGGGTCTACGCGGTCGACGTCGGGGAGCGCCTTCTCGACGACCGGCTTCGCCGCGATTCGCGGGTGGTCTCCATCGAAAAGGTGAATTTCCGGCACGCGCCGCCAGGACTTCTTCCCGAAAAGGTTTCCCTCGCGGTCGTGGACGTATCCTTCATTTCCCTCCGCCACATCCTTCCGGCGCTTCCCCCGTTTCTCGATCCGGGCGCGGACGCGCTCCTCCTCGTCAAGCCGCAGTTCGAGGTGGGAAAAGGGAAGGTCGGGAAGGGCGGTGTCGTTCGGGACGGATCGCTGCGCGCCGAGGCTGTACGGAGCGTCGCGGCGGCGGCCGAAGCGATCGGGTTCGCCGTTCAAGGCGAGGCGGAAAGCCGCGTCCCGGGGCCGAAGGGAAACCGGGAGGTGTTCCTGCGACTCCGGTGGCCCGGGTAG
- a CDS encoding polyprenyl synthetase family protein has translation MSDPAGGAAGELARLRRIVEDSLPGLLFGAVGRAPSKLREAMEYSLMAGGKRVRPVLLLSAGNAVGGVERDLVPFACAVEFIHTYSLVHDDLPAMDDDDFRRGKPSSHKAFGEGAAILAGDALLTEAFRVMAESEMASTAPDRAVRAIAEIARAAGAEGMVGGQQMDLSAASVNFPASEVEEIQLRKTAAILSSCARAGGILGGGTPEQVSALGNYGTRLGLLFQVTDDILDETGSFEEMGKGTAKDRGRGKWTYPVAYGMEAAVARAEELENEALAAVSRFDGEAEPLRELVRVVRRRRN, from the coding sequence ATGAGTGACCCCGCGGGGGGAGCGGCAGGGGAACTGGCCCGCCTTCGGAGGATCGTCGAAGACAGCCTGCCGGGCCTGCTGTTCGGGGCGGTAGGCCGGGCGCCGTCGAAGCTCCGGGAGGCGATGGAGTACTCCCTGATGGCGGGCGGCAAAAGGGTTCGCCCCGTTCTTCTCCTTTCCGCCGGAAACGCGGTGGGGGGGGTCGAGCGGGATCTGGTGCCGTTCGCGTGCGCGGTCGAGTTCATACACACGTACTCCCTGGTCCACGACGACCTGCCCGCGATGGATGACGACGACTTTCGCCGGGGGAAGCCGTCCTCCCACAAGGCGTTCGGCGAGGGGGCGGCGATCCTGGCGGGCGACGCTCTGTTGACGGAGGCGTTCCGGGTAATGGCCGAGTCGGAGATGGCGTCGACCGCCCCCGACAGGGCGGTCCGGGCGATCGCGGAGATCGCCCGGGCGGCCGGCGCCGAGGGGATGGTGGGGGGGCAGCAGATGGACCTGTCCGCCGCGTCGGTGAACTTCCCGGCATCCGAAGTGGAGGAGATCCAGCTGCGGAAGACCGCCGCGATCCTCTCCTCGTGCGCGCGGGCGGGCGGCATCCTGGGCGGAGGCACCCCGGAGCAGGTCTCCGCGCTGGGGAATTACGGGACGAGGCTGGGGCTGCTGTTCCAGGTCACCGACGACATCCTCGACGAGACGGGAAGCTTCGAGGAAATGGGGAAGGGGACCGCGAAGGACCGGGGGCGCGGGAAGTGGACCTACCCGGTGGCCTACGGGATGGAGGCGGCCGTGGCGCGCGCGGAAGAGCTGGAGAACGAGGCGCTCGCGGCGGTTTCCCGCTTCGACGGGGAGGCGGAGCCGCTCCGCGAACTGGTCCGCGTCGTGCGGCGCAGGAGGAATTGA